The following DNA comes from Pirellulales bacterium.
AAGCTGCCGCGCGAGACGGTGGCCGATCAAAAGCGCCGGCTGGCGGCCGATCGCGAATTCCTCGCCCGACTGGAAAAGATTCCCCGCGATCCATTGTCGCCGGCCGAACAGTTGAACTACGACATCTTTGCCCGCATCAAGCACAACGCCATCGACGAGGCCCAGTTCCAGGCTTACTTGATGCCAATCACCAATCGTTCGGGCTTTCATATTTCGTTTCCCGAGTTGCCGCTGGAAGTGCCGCTGGCCCACACCCACGACTACGAGAATTACATCGCCCGTCTGGGCGCTTTCTCGCAATATGTCGACGATCACATTGAGCTGTTACGCGCCGGCATCAAGCAAGGCCTGACGTTGCCAAGCATCGTGATGGTCGATTTCGACAAAGCGATCACGCCGCATATCGTCGACGATCCGGCGACCAGCCTGCTGTACAAGCCCTTCACTAAGTTTCCCGATGCGGTCGACGCCGCCGACCAGCCGCAACTGATCGAAGCCGGGCGCCAGGCCATCGCAAAAAGCGTCGTGCCGGGCTATCGCAAGTTGCTCAAGTTTCTGGGTGACGAATACGTGCCGGCCTGCCGCCAGCAGATCGGCGCGAGCGTCTTGCCGCGCGGGCGCGAGTTTTACCGACACCGCGTACACCAGTTCACCACGCTCGACATCGATCCGCAGCAGGTCCACGATCTCGGTCAGTCCGAAGTCCTGCGCATCAAGAACGAAATGCAGGCGATCATCAAGGACGTGGGCTTTCAGGGCGACTTCGGCGCGTTTGTCGAATACCTGCGCAACAATCCCAAGTTCTATGCCGACACGCCCGACCAACTCTTGAAAGAAACCAGCCTGGTCCTGAAGCGTATGGACGGCGAATTGCCGAAGCTGTTCAAGACGCTCCCGCGCACGCCTTACGGCATGCGCGAAGTGCCCGACTTCATCGCCCCGCGCACGACCACGGCCTATTATCAGCCGCCGGCTGGCGACGGTTCGCGGGCTGGGTTTTATTACGTCAACACGTACAACCTGAAGAGCCGTCCGCTGTACGAGATCGAGGCCCTGTCGCTGCACGAGGCGGTGCCGGGGCATCATCTGCAGATCGCCATTGCGCAGGAGCTGCCCGACGTGCCCAACTTCCGCCGCTTTGCCGGGTTTACTGCCTTTGTCGAAGGATGGGGGTTATACGCAGAACGGCTCGGCCTCGAGGTTGGCTTCTATCAGGATCCGTATCGCAACTTCGGACGACTCAGCTACGAAATGTGGCGGGCCTGCCGCTTGGTTGTCGATACCGGCATGCACTACCTGGGTTGGACCCGCGAACAGGCGATCAGCTTCATGTCTGACAACACTGCGCTGTCGATCCACAACATCACGGCCGAGGTCGATCGGTATATTGCGTGGCCCGGCCAGGCACTGGCTTACAAAATGGGAGAGTTGAAGCTGCGCGAGCTGCGCCAGTTGGCCGAGGAGCGGCTGGGCGAGCAATTCGATGTCCGCGAATTTCACGACGTAGTACTTGCCAGCGGAGCCATCCCGCTGAGCGTGCTGGAAACGAACGTTCGCACCTGGATCGACAGTCAGCCTGCTGAAACGGCGAACGCCGAACAATAGCGTGGCGAAACGATTCATTCGTGCAGGAGGCCAGGGCGCTATGAAGCGGTCGGGTATTGGTGGGGCGTAATGCTGGGTTAGCCAGCGTCCTGAGTCACTTGGGTGCCGCCGCTGGCTTTGCCCATCGGCGCGCAGAAATCGCCGTCTGGCTGTGCGTACGCACTTACGAAGGCATTCTTAGTGTCGGGAATATTGGCCGACCTGGCGTAGATGACATTGACGCCGCGACTTCATGTTAAGGCCGACAGTAACCCCTTGGAATGTTGGTCGGCTCGTTACGGATCATTCAGAAATCTCAGGCTCAATATGTCGCCACTCTTCGGGAAAGTTGCCCGGATCGATCCACACGAAAACGATCTTCGCCTCGGGGAACAGTCGTTGTGCTCGATGGACCTTTCGATATTCGCAAGCTTCTTTTGCGCGACTGGATCCGTTCCCTTCCACCTCGTCGCTCTCCCTCCCTAGAACAACCCAGACAAAGCATTCGTCGACGGCCGGCTCACCAAAAATCCGCAACATGCGCTGGAGGACCGTCGAGCCCAGCGCCGGAATATCTTCAGATGTTTGCCCAGACACGTAGTTCGAGCGTGCCACAATAAGCCGATGCATTCGATCAGCTTCGCTTAGCAGCACATGCCGCTCACGGATCCAGTTAGTCTCATACGCCAGAAACGCCGCAAACACCGCCAATAAGAGGAACATCCATCCGAATCCAAACTGGAACTTGCGGCGGCGGGGCGACGTAGGCATAGTTGCATTTTAACTATCTGAGCAACTGGCCGCTGACGGTTTCTTTTACGCATGCCGCGCCGCAGAGCGACCAAATTTCGCCGACTACGACAATTACTGACCGAAGGCACGGAGGCGGGGGACCAGCCTAAAACTACGATCGACCGACGCGATGGTGGCTGGCCAGTCCGGTCATGGAGCTTCGGCGACCTGTTGGTTCGAGTTAAGGCCTGAACACACGAATTACCCACTCCTCGCCGCCAAAAGTGTTGCAAATCCCCTTGGCGTTACATAAGATGTGGCTGTGTGGCGGCGGTGTTTCTATGCGCCCATTTTCTTTTACCGCCATTTTCAACGGGGGGTCACGAACATGAGTTCACGCTGCGCTCTGTCGTTTGCACTAGCGTTGTCATTCGCTCTGGCCCCCACGGTCTTCGCCGCCGAAAACAATTCGTCCATCGGCAAGAAGCTTAGTGCCGGGCCACTGTCCGACTATCGCGGCAAGTCACACTCACTCACCGACTACAACGACTCGAAAGTGGTGGTGCTGGCTTTCGTCGGCGTCGAGTGCCCGCTCTGCAAGATGTATGGCCCCCGCTTGGCCGAGCTGGCCAAAGAATACGCCGGCAAGGGAGTGACGTTCCTGGGAATCGATTCCAACCGCCAGGACTCGCTCACCGAGATGGCCGCTTACGCCCGGCTGCACGGCATCGAGTTTCCGCTGCTGAAGGATCTGAACAACGCCGTGGCCGACGGCGTCGGCGCCGAGCGGACACCGGAGGTGATCGTTCTCGACAAGGAGCGCATCATCCGCTACCGCGGTCGCATCGACGATCAATATGGCTTTCAATCCGGTACGGGCTACGTGCGCCCCAAGATCAGCCACCGCGATCTGGCCGACGCCATCGACGAGCTACTGGCCGATAAACCGGTCACGCATCCCACTACCGAAATCGCCGGCTGCCTGATCGGCCGCGTGCGACCGGTGAAAGAGTCGAGCGAGGTGACCTACTCCGACCAGATCGCGCGGATCTTCCAGAATCATTGCGTCGAGTGCCATCGGCCCGGTCAGATTGGACCGTTTACGCTGACCAACTACGACGAAGCGGCCGGCTGGGCCCCCATGATCGAAGAGGTCGTGCGCGAGCAGCGCATGCCACCTTGGCACGCCAACCCACACTTCGGCAAGTTCGAAAATGATTCGAGCCTGACCAAGGAAGAAAAGGATCTGATTTACGCTTGGGTGGCCAATGGCGCTCCCGAAGGAGATCCGAAGAAGTTGCCCGAGCCTCGTCAGTTTGCCGGCACGCACATGATGCCGTGCGAGCCCGACGTGATCATTCCCATGGCCGACGAGGCATTTGACGTACCGGCCGAAGGGACCGTGGAATACAAATACTTCCGCGTCGATCCGGGCTTCAAGGAAGACAAATGGGTCAAGGTCGCCGAATGCCTGCCTGACAATCGTGCGGTCGTGCAT
Coding sequences within:
- a CDS encoding DUF885 domain-containing protein — encoded protein: MNPNCFVLAALVAVSFFPLAKPVAAADTPGQQLARLFDDSWEFALREDPLFATNIGDARYNDKLPRETVADQKRRLAADREFLARLEKIPRDPLSPAEQLNYDIFARIKHNAIDEAQFQAYLMPITNRSGFHISFPELPLEVPLAHTHDYENYIARLGAFSQYVDDHIELLRAGIKQGLTLPSIVMVDFDKAITPHIVDDPATSLLYKPFTKFPDAVDAADQPQLIEAGRQAIAKSVVPGYRKLLKFLGDEYVPACRQQIGASVLPRGREFYRHRVHQFTTLDIDPQQVHDLGQSEVLRIKNEMQAIIKDVGFQGDFGAFVEYLRNNPKFYADTPDQLLKETSLVLKRMDGELPKLFKTLPRTPYGMREVPDFIAPRTTTAYYQPPAGDGSRAGFYYVNTYNLKSRPLYEIEALSLHEAVPGHHLQIAIAQELPDVPNFRRFAGFTAFVEGWGLYAERLGLEVGFYQDPYRNFGRLSYEMWRACRLVVDTGMHYLGWTREQAISFMSDNTALSIHNITAEVDRYIAWPGQALAYKMGELKLRELRQLAEERLGEQFDVREFHDVVLASGAIPLSVLETNVRTWIDSQPAETANAEQ
- a CDS encoding redoxin domain-containing protein, encoding MSSRCALSFALALSFALAPTVFAAENNSSIGKKLSAGPLSDYRGKSHSLTDYNDSKVVVLAFVGVECPLCKMYGPRLAELAKEYAGKGVTFLGIDSNRQDSLTEMAAYARLHGIEFPLLKDLNNAVADGVGAERTPEVIVLDKERIIRYRGRIDDQYGFQSGTGYVRPKISHRDLADAIDELLADKPVTHPTTEIAGCLIGRVRPVKESSEVTYSDQIARIFQNHCVECHRPGQIGPFTLTNYDEAAGWAPMIEEVVREQRMPPWHANPHFGKFENDSSLTKEEKDLIYAWVANGAPEGDPKKLPEPRQFAGTHMMPCEPDVIIPMADEAFDVPAEGTVEYKYFRVDPGFKEDKWVKVAECLPDNRAVVHHIIVFIKPPEGTAKGIEAFGHLTGYAPGTRPHMLPDGMAKFVPAGSELVFQLHYTPNGTPQKDRSSVAIKFEDPKNVKWRVATVGASNAAFEIPPHADAYPVESQQKFTGDIQLLSLFPHMHLRGKDFHYEAIYPDGTKETLLDVPHYDFNWQNSFIFSDIKTLPKGTTLHCTAHFDNSEHNLANPDPEETVRWG